In Porphyromonas cangingivalis, a genomic segment contains:
- a CDS encoding FKBP-type peptidyl-prolyl cis-trans isomerase: MKKIVFSSILGLVASAMVSCGGGVSSNVSIKAPIDSAAYAIGFANGHALVASLKGFPGDSLDGKLVAAGLYDALVNNPGKMTVESAQQFIQKYVEDMQAQIKTRNIEEEKTFLEKNKSEEGIITTESGLQYKYEVEGQGAKATSPNDTVVVHYKGTTLDGKQFDSSYDRGEPAVFPLNSVISGWTEAFQIFPVGSKITMWLPSSLAYGERDLGEFGPNRLLRFDCELIEVRPFVESKK, encoded by the coding sequence ATGAAGAAGATTGTATTTTCATCTATCCTCGGACTTGTTGCAAGTGCAATGGTCTCTTGTGGTGGTGGCGTCTCATCAAACGTCTCTATCAAAGCTCCTATCGACAGTGCTGCTTATGCTATCGGTTTTGCCAATGGTCACGCTCTTGTTGCATCATTGAAGGGTTTTCCCGGTGACTCTCTCGATGGTAAGCTTGTTGCTGCCGGTCTCTATGACGCTCTTGTCAACAACCCGGGCAAGATGACAGTGGAGTCTGCTCAGCAATTCATCCAGAAGTATGTCGAAGACATGCAGGCACAGATCAAGACAAGAAACATCGAAGAGGAAAAGACATTCCTCGAAAAGAATAAGTCTGAAGAAGGTATCATCACCACAGAAAGTGGTCTTCAGTACAAGTACGAAGTAGAAGGTCAAGGTGCGAAGGCAACTTCACCTAACGATACTGTCGTTGTTCACTATAAGGGTACCACATTGGATGGCAAGCAGTTCGACTCTTCATACGACCGTGGTGAGCCTGCTGTGTTCCCTCTAAACTCAGTTATCTCAGGTTGGACAGAAGCATTCCAGATCTTCCCTGTCGGTAGCAAGATCACAATGTGGCTTCCTTCATCGCTTGCTTATGGTGAAAGAGACCTTGGCGAGTTTGGCCCAAACCGTCTCCTTCGTTTCGACTGCGAACTTATCGAAGTGCGTCCATTCGTTGAGTCAAAGAAGTAA
- a CDS encoding DUF4290 domain-containing protein, producing the protein MLKDYNTKAKKLQLPEYGRHIQNMVDYCVDLKDRDERKRCAEMIVNTMSSFFPNQKEREDYWQVLWDHLYIMSGFKLDIDFPYEVSTAEQYNCRPAAHLPSHQNITPRYRHYGHSIDKMIDIVLKMPKGPERDEYEKLIAIQMKRDYIVWNKNNVANTRIFTDLFEMSKGEIYLDEFTCGLPDPKDLLSTGTPNSNSQQKKKNNNTKKKRK; encoded by the coding sequence ATGTTAAAGGACTACAACACAAAAGCTAAAAAGTTACAGCTACCGGAGTACGGACGTCATATACAAAATATGGTGGACTACTGTGTGGATCTGAAAGATAGAGACGAACGCAAGCGTTGTGCCGAGATGATTGTGAACACGATGAGTTCTTTCTTCCCCAACCAAAAGGAAAGGGAGGATTATTGGCAAGTGCTTTGGGATCATCTATACATCATGTCAGGCTTCAAGCTTGATATAGACTTCCCATACGAGGTATCGACTGCAGAGCAGTACAACTGTCGTCCGGCTGCTCACCTGCCCTCTCATCAGAACATCACCCCCCGATACAGGCACTATGGACACAGCATCGATAAGATGATCGACATCGTGCTGAAGATGCCTAAAGGACCCGAGAGAGATGAATATGAGAAGCTCATCGCCATACAGATGAAGCGTGACTACATCGTATGGAACAAGAATAACGTAGCAAATACACGTATATTTACAGACCTCTTTGAGATGTCTAAGGGTGAAATCTACCTTGACGAATTTACTTGTGGTCTACCCGACCCGAAGGATCTACTCAGTACCGGTACACCAAACTCTAATAGCCAACAGAAAAAGAAAAATAACAACACGAAAAAGAAAAGGAAGTAA
- a CDS encoding pyridoxine 5'-phosphate synthase, which yields MTKLSVNINKVATIRNARGGNNPDVIQVAKDAQAFGAQGITVHPRPDERHIRYADVYALREVVHTEFNIEGYPSEDFIRLVSEVRPEQVTLVPDPPGVLTSNAGWRVRENFDFLKKVLEHFHDKGIRTSIFIDTDLTNIRDAAEVGANRVELYTEPYAQMYHQDRNLAVAPFVKAGRYAKECGLGLNAGHDLDLDNLEFLHHSLPELDEVSIGHALICDALYMGLETTIREYRKKLGHKGF from the coding sequence ATGACGAAACTTAGTGTAAATATCAATAAAGTTGCTACGATAAGGAATGCCAGAGGTGGCAATAATCCGGATGTCATTCAGGTAGCTAAGGATGCCCAGGCTTTTGGCGCACAAGGTATCACCGTCCACCCTCGTCCGGATGAGAGACACATCCGCTATGCCGATGTGTATGCTTTGAGAGAAGTAGTACATACAGAGTTCAATATCGAGGGTTATCCTTCGGAAGATTTTATCCGATTGGTCTCGGAGGTGAGACCGGAGCAGGTTACTTTAGTACCGGATCCTCCCGGTGTGTTGACGAGCAATGCCGGATGGAGGGTACGTGAGAACTTTGACTTTCTCAAGAAAGTATTGGAACACTTCCATGACAAAGGGATCCGAACATCGATCTTCATAGATACCGACTTGACCAATATACGTGATGCTGCAGAAGTCGGTGCAAATAGGGTTGAACTTTACACCGAGCCTTATGCACAGATGTATCATCAGGATCGAAATTTGGCAGTCGCACCATTTGTCAAGGCCGGACGCTATGCCAAGGAGTGTGGGCTCGGACTCAATGCCGGCCATGACTTGGATCTTGACAACCTTGAGTTTTTACACCACAGTTTGCCCGAACTTGATGAGGTTTCCATCGGTCATGCACTTATCTGTGATGCCCTGTATATGGGACTGGAGACGACGATACGAGAGTATCGCAAGAAGTTGGGACACAAAGGATTTTGA
- a CDS encoding LysE family translocator yields MLQTLLKGILIGIVVSAPMGPIGMLCVRRTMSRGKRYGLLTGLGATVSDLIYAFLTLLGVGAFIDFILKYTDHLQLAGSLFMILFALYVFFGNHSLDPSRNKRCKDSSDGTPFYSDEKKSDFQVFLSAFLLTFSNILIVALYIGLFAQFSFVSEGATYYSLLMGLLGIAIGAISWWYIVTTILVKVKEWFNVTSLKYFNKGVGSIIFVLGVYGVVVALMNLFCVS; encoded by the coding sequence ATGTTACAGACATTACTCAAAGGGATACTGATAGGTATTGTCGTCTCGGCACCGATGGGACCGATAGGGATGTTGTGTGTCAGACGCACGATGTCTCGGGGTAAACGCTATGGGCTTTTGACGGGATTGGGAGCCACTGTCAGCGACCTTATATATGCGTTTCTGACCCTGCTTGGGGTGGGCGCATTTATCGACTTTATCCTCAAGTACACAGATCATCTACAGTTGGCCGGTAGTCTTTTTATGATTCTCTTTGCACTGTATGTGTTCTTTGGCAATCACTCTTTGGATCCATCCCGAAATAAGAGGTGTAAGGATAGCTCTGATGGTACACCTTTTTACTCCGATGAGAAGAAATCAGACTTTCAGGTGTTTCTCTCTGCTTTTTTATTGACATTTAGCAATATCCTCATCGTCGCGCTGTATATCGGGCTCTTTGCTCAGTTTTCCTTCGTATCTGAGGGAGCGACTTATTACAGTTTGCTGATGGGGTTGCTGGGTATCGCCATCGGAGCTATTTCTTGGTGGTACATAGTCACTACCATATTGGTAAAAGTCAAGGAGTGGTTCAACGTGACGAGCCTCAAATACTTCAACAAAGGGGTCGGTAGCATCATCTTTGTTTTAGGTGTTTATGGTGTCGTTGTGGCTCTTATGAACTTATTCTGTGTGAGTTAG
- a CDS encoding glucose-6-phosphate isomerase, producing MEMIKLDISNALTNEKVKEAYKALLPKGLECNTSLHKGDGKGSDFLGWVNLPSEVSPELLSDLQSTADMLRRDCEFVVAIGIGGSYLGTKAVVEALSDSFAHLKGGDTPTLLYAGNHISEDYLYELLELLKGRKFGLINISKSGTTTEPALAFRLLKALLEAQEGKDFARAHIVAITDAQKGALRSLATTEGYKTYVIPDDIGGRFSVLTPVGLLPIAVAGFDIKALVQGALDMAHRLTTETMAETNLAVQYAAVRNALYLHGKKIEILANFHPKMHFIAEWWKQLFGESEGKENKGLFNAAVDLTTDLHSMGQWIQEGERNIFETFLSIETPRHKVIIPEDKADLDGLNYIAGKRVDEVNKMAEIGTRLAHLDGGVPNIRISLPELNEYYIGQLFYFFEKAVGISGYLLEVNPFDQPGVEAYKTNMFALLEKPGYEEQTAEIKKRLS from the coding sequence ATGGAAATGATAAAACTGGATATAAGCAACGCTCTCACGAACGAGAAGGTAAAGGAAGCCTATAAGGCTTTGTTGCCAAAAGGACTTGAGTGCAATACATCTCTGCATAAAGGAGATGGAAAAGGTTCAGACTTCTTGGGTTGGGTAAACCTTCCCTCTGAAGTGTCTCCCGAACTACTGTCTGACCTACAATCGACTGCAGACATGCTCCGTAGGGATTGTGAGTTCGTCGTCGCAATAGGCATCGGGGGCTCATACCTCGGTACGAAAGCTGTCGTAGAGGCTTTGTCTGATAGCTTCGCACACCTCAAAGGTGGAGATACACCTACCCTACTCTATGCGGGCAACCACATCAGCGAGGATTACCTATACGAGCTATTGGAGCTACTCAAAGGGCGTAAGTTCGGACTTATCAACATTTCCAAGTCCGGGACGACAACAGAGCCTGCACTCGCCTTCCGCTTGCTCAAGGCTCTTCTTGAGGCACAAGAAGGTAAAGACTTTGCTCGTGCACACATCGTCGCGATAACAGATGCTCAAAAAGGGGCTCTTCGCTCTCTCGCAACAACAGAAGGCTACAAGACATATGTCATACCCGATGATATCGGTGGAAGATTTTCGGTACTTACTCCGGTCGGACTATTACCGATTGCAGTCGCAGGATTTGACATCAAGGCTCTCGTGCAAGGGGCTTTGGATATGGCTCACAGACTCACCACAGAGACGATGGCAGAGACCAATCTCGCGGTACAGTATGCAGCTGTGCGCAATGCTTTGTACTTGCATGGAAAGAAGATAGAGATACTTGCCAACTTCCATCCCAAAATGCACTTTATCGCAGAGTGGTGGAAACAACTGTTCGGGGAAAGCGAGGGTAAAGAAAACAAGGGGCTGTTCAATGCGGCGGTCGACCTCACCACAGACTTACACTCCATGGGGCAGTGGATACAGGAAGGAGAGCGTAACATCTTCGAAACCTTCTTGAGCATAGAAACACCAAGGCATAAGGTGATCATCCCGGAAGATAAAGCCGATCTGGATGGATTGAACTACATCGCCGGTAAAAGGGTCGATGAGGTCAATAAGATGGCTGAAATCGGCACAAGACTTGCACACTTGGACGGAGGTGTTCCCAACATAAGGATAAGTCTTCCTGAACTCAATGAATACTATATCGGTCAGCTCTTCTACTTCTTCGAAAAAGCTGTCGGAATCAGTGGTTACCTCCTTGAAGTAAATCCGTTCGATCAACCCGGTGTCGAAGCCTACAAGACGAATATGTTTGCCCTCCTCGAAAAACCGGGATATGAAGAGCAGACAGCAGAGATAAAGAAAAGATTGTCGTAA
- a CDS encoding NAD(P)H-dependent glycerol-3-phosphate dehydrogenase has translation MNTKKSDSKWTPGRIGIIGSGSWGTALAKIILATQPDINWYFRFKETVRQFRQHKHNPSYLTNQQFETDRINFYTDIPKIVEDSDTILLVTPSPYIKNILGKMTPEMLEGKFVLNAIKGIVPEDNVLISNYLADEYGIPLDMIGAISGPCHAEEVALGRLSYLTVSCANIDKAKQLQKVIQGPQVMCGVSDDVTGIEYASVLKNVYAIAAGICQGIRHGDNFQAVLISNAIGEMARFIDAVHPLERDIKGTEYLGDLLVTAYSRYSRNRTFGTMIGKGYSVKQAQLEMEMIAEGYYGTKCIHEVNLGVKASIPIADIVYQILYERKDPVKAIEELSKILS, from the coding sequence ATGAACACAAAGAAATCTGATTCGAAATGGACTCCGGGTCGTATCGGCATCATAGGTAGTGGCAGTTGGGGGACAGCCCTTGCCAAGATCATACTGGCAACACAGCCGGATATCAACTGGTACTTTCGCTTCAAGGAGACTGTGAGACAGTTCAGACAACATAAGCACAACCCCTCCTACCTCACCAATCAGCAGTTTGAGACCGACAGGATCAACTTCTATACAGACATCCCCAAAATTGTCGAAGACTCTGATACGATACTGCTTGTGACCCCTTCGCCCTATATCAAGAACATATTGGGAAAGATGACACCGGAGATGCTTGAGGGAAAGTTTGTACTCAATGCGATCAAAGGGATAGTGCCGGAGGATAATGTATTGATTTCAAACTATCTTGCAGACGAATATGGTATACCTCTCGACATGATAGGAGCTATCAGTGGGCCTTGTCATGCGGAGGAAGTGGCTTTGGGACGACTTTCGTATCTGACAGTGAGCTGTGCCAACATAGATAAAGCAAAGCAACTGCAAAAGGTCATCCAAGGGCCTCAGGTAATGTGTGGGGTAAGCGATGATGTCACCGGTATAGAGTATGCCAGTGTACTTAAAAACGTATATGCCATAGCTGCCGGAATCTGTCAGGGGATCAGACATGGAGACAACTTCCAAGCCGTCTTGATATCTAACGCCATCGGTGAGATGGCAAGATTCATCGACGCGGTACACCCTCTCGAAAGAGACATAAAAGGGACCGAGTACTTGGGCGACTTGCTTGTGACAGCTTATTCGCGGTACAGTCGCAACAGGACGTTCGGTACGATGATAGGTAAAGGATACTCGGTCAAGCAGGCTCAACTCGAAATGGAGATGATTGCCGAAGGCTATTATGGCACAAAGTGTATACACGAGGTCAACCTCGGTGTCAAAGCAAGCATCCCCATCGCAGACATCGTCTATCAAATCCTCTACGAACGTAAAGACCCCGTAAAGGCGATAGAGGAGCTCTCGAAGATTCTGTCATGA
- a CDS encoding FKBP-type peptidyl-prolyl cis-trans isomerase — MDKISYALGLSIGNNFKASGVNSIAVEDFVAGLNDVLADKDPQISYEDAKVVINEYFMKLQQERFENNKAAGAEFLKINGCREDVTTLPSGLQYQVLVMGDGPKPTLSDSVKCHYHGTLINGVVFDSSVNRGEPAVFPLGGVIKGWTEILQLMPVGSKWRVTIPYDLAYGERGAGQAIEPYSTLIFDIELLGIEK; from the coding sequence ATGGATAAAATAAGCTATGCTTTGGGACTAAGCATCGGCAATAACTTTAAGGCCTCGGGTGTAAACTCAATAGCAGTGGAAGACTTCGTAGCCGGACTTAATGATGTGCTCGCAGACAAAGATCCTCAGATCTCTTACGAAGATGCTAAGGTGGTCATCAATGAATATTTTATGAAGCTACAACAAGAAAGATTTGAGAACAATAAGGCTGCCGGAGCTGAGTTCTTGAAGATCAATGGTTGCAGAGAAGATGTGACCACTCTTCCTTCCGGTCTGCAATATCAAGTCCTCGTGATGGGAGACGGCCCTAAGCCTACGCTCAGCGATAGTGTGAAGTGCCACTACCATGGTACGCTCATCAACGGTGTTGTCTTCGACTCTTCTGTCAATAGGGGAGAACCTGCTGTGTTCCCTCTCGGTGGGGTGATCAAGGGTTGGACAGAGATCCTTCAATTGATGCCTGTGGGGTCGAAGTGGCGTGTCACCATCCCTTACGATCTTGCTTATGGTGAGAGAGGGGCGGGACAGGCGATCGAGCCATACAGTACGCTTATCTTCGACATCGAACTCCTCGGTATTGAGAAGTAA
- the lysS gene encoding lysine--tRNA ligase, protein MSTHELSEQEQFRRESLQKMREMGIDPYPAALFPVDGYAVEVKENFQDEAPVRQISMAGRIMSRRIMGKAAFCELQDSTGRIQLYISRDDICPSEDKELYNTVFKKLLDIGDIVGVKGFVFRTKMGEISVHVQELSVLSKSLRPLPVVKVKDGVTYDAFTDPEQRYRQRYVDLIVNPEVKDIFIKRTKVFNAMRDFFNERGYLEVDTPVLQSIPGGAAARPFVTHHNALDIPLYLRIANELYLKRLIVGGFDGVYEFSRNFRNEGMDRTHNPEFTAMEIYVAYKDYNWMMDMTEQLLEHIAIQVTGGTKVEVGGKEIDFKAPYPRVSMSEAILKHTGVDITGMDEDALRKVCKDLHIETTPAMGKGKLIDEIFGEKCERHFIQPTFITDYPLEMSPLTKKHRSIEGLTERFELMINGKEIANAYSELNDPIDQKERFQEQLKLSEKGDDEAMFIDQDFIRSLEYGMPPTSGMGIGMDRLVMLLTGQESIQEVLLFPQMKPKAE, encoded by the coding sequence ATGAGTACTCACGAACTAAGCGAACAAGAACAATTCAGAAGAGAGAGTCTTCAGAAGATGAGGGAGATGGGCATCGACCCATACCCGGCCGCACTATTTCCCGTAGATGGATACGCAGTCGAGGTCAAAGAAAACTTCCAAGATGAGGCCCCTGTGCGCCAGATATCCATGGCCGGTCGTATCATGAGCCGTCGTATCATGGGTAAGGCTGCATTCTGCGAACTACAGGATTCTACCGGACGCATCCAGCTATACATTTCTCGCGATGACATCTGTCCGAGCGAAGACAAAGAGCTATATAATACCGTATTCAAAAAACTCCTCGATATCGGGGATATCGTAGGCGTCAAAGGATTTGTGTTTCGCACCAAGATGGGCGAGATATCTGTCCATGTGCAGGAGCTTTCGGTGCTCTCAAAATCGCTTCGTCCGCTCCCGGTGGTAAAGGTCAAGGATGGTGTCACTTATGATGCCTTCACAGATCCCGAACAGAGGTACAGACAGCGTTATGTGGACTTGATCGTCAATCCTGAAGTGAAGGATATCTTCATCAAGCGCACCAAGGTGTTCAATGCCATGCGTGACTTCTTTAACGAAAGAGGCTATCTCGAAGTGGATACACCTGTACTTCAAAGCATTCCCGGTGGTGCAGCAGCACGTCCGTTCGTGACGCATCACAATGCACTCGACATACCTCTCTACCTACGCATCGCCAATGAGTTGTACCTCAAACGCCTCATCGTGGGAGGATTTGATGGAGTGTATGAGTTCAGTCGCAACTTCCGCAACGAAGGGATGGACCGCACGCACAATCCTGAGTTCACAGCCATGGAGATCTATGTGGCCTACAAGGACTACAATTGGATGATGGATATGACCGAACAGTTATTGGAGCACATCGCTATCCAAGTCACCGGTGGTACGAAAGTAGAGGTAGGTGGGAAGGAAATTGACTTCAAGGCTCCTTACCCTCGTGTATCCATGTCCGAAGCCATCCTCAAGCATACTGGTGTGGACATCACCGGCATGGACGAAGATGCTCTGCGTAAGGTCTGCAAGGATTTGCATATAGAGACTACACCTGCCATGGGCAAGGGTAAGCTCATCGATGAAATATTCGGCGAAAAGTGTGAAAGACACTTCATACAGCCCACATTCATCACCGACTATCCGCTGGAGATGTCTCCACTGACGAAGAAGCACAGAAGTATCGAAGGGCTTACAGAACGTTTCGAACTTATGATCAACGGTAAAGAGATCGCAAATGCTTACTCCGAGCTTAATGATCCGATTGATCAGAAGGAGAGGTTCCAAGAGCAGCTCAAACTCTCCGAAAAAGGAGATGACGAAGCTATGTTCATCGACCAGGATTTCATCAGATCGCTTGAGTATGGCATGCCTCCTACAAGCGGTATGGGTATAGGGATGGATCGTCTCGTGATGCTTCTCACCGGACAAGAGAGCATACAGGAAGTCCTACTCTTCCCTCAGATGAAGCCAAAAGCAGAATAA
- a CDS encoding type II 3-dehydroquinate dehydratase: MKTIHIINGPNLNMLGSREPEIYGSTTFEDYLEKLRAVFPSCNIIYFQSNHEGEIIDYLQDSARASDGIVINAGALSHYSYAIADTIKAIAPPVIEVHISQIATREPHRHITVLTDVCAGMIMGLGLDGYRLAIAHLTSRK, from the coding sequence ATGAAAACAATACATATCATCAACGGCCCAAACTTGAATATGCTTGGATCAAGAGAGCCGGAAATCTATGGTTCTACGACTTTCGAAGATTATCTCGAAAAGTTGAGGGCCGTCTTTCCCTCATGCAATATCATCTACTTTCAGTCCAATCATGAAGGAGAGATCATTGACTACCTCCAAGATAGCGCCAGGGCATCAGATGGCATAGTGATCAATGCCGGGGCTCTATCTCATTATTCTTATGCGATAGCTGATACCATCAAAGCAATTGCTCCTCCCGTCATTGAAGTACACATCTCTCAGATAGCAACAAGAGAGCCACACAGGCACATCACTGTACTGACAGATGTATGTGCAGGTATGATAATGGGACTGGGGTTGGATGGCTACAGATTGGCGATCGCACATCTCACATCACGAAAATAG
- the rimM gene encoding ribosome maturation factor RimM (Essential for efficient processing of 16S rRNA): protein MVNHIDNSQLVPYGNIRKTHGHKGNFVVTLENEALLELEPEFIFIEIDGIPVPFRVQEMSGTRDHLITAVSRVSSGEEAERLRGAKVYVLKSLYDEQVDLDNMEELSLYHLIGYSVIHSSGDQIGTLSAIDESTANILLILETKEGEEIYVPFVEDWIIGLDHQKRLIELDCPLEILVLNEK from the coding sequence ATGGTCAATCATATAGACAATAGCCAACTCGTCCCTTACGGAAATATTCGCAAAACCCATGGACATAAGGGGAACTTCGTTGTCACGCTGGAAAACGAGGCATTGCTTGAACTTGAACCTGAGTTTATATTCATTGAGATAGACGGGATCCCGGTGCCCTTCAGAGTCCAAGAGATGAGTGGCACGAGGGATCATCTCATCACTGCAGTATCAAGGGTCTCTTCAGGCGAAGAAGCGGAGAGATTGCGAGGAGCAAAGGTCTATGTATTGAAGTCTCTGTATGACGAACAGGTAGATCTCGACAATATGGAAGAGCTTTCTCTGTATCACCTGATAGGGTATTCGGTTATCCATTCATCGGGTGATCAAATCGGGACACTTTCAGCCATCGATGAGAGTACTGCAAATATCCTGCTCATCCTCGAAACAAAAGAGGGAGAGGAGATCTACGTCCCATTTGTAGAAGATTGGATCATCGGTCTTGATCATCAAAAACGCTTGATAGAGCTGGACTGCCCTTTGGAGATACTGGTACTGAACGAAAAGTAA
- a CDS encoding aminotransferase class I/II-fold pyridoxal phosphate-dependent enzyme — MMQKKKVRSSDTTETKQLVDFSTVFWHGADLSKLKMHLIDNIDLISAVPERSAETISRLLSRRIEVREDEVLVTSGSTGAIHLIAKRTAGASSLVISPTHQEFKVALARNGHQVTEVDSCVDITKLPLEGIQYCWLCTPNISDGRLWSRTSLLTLFKENPNVTFIVDISMAAFVIEETLKPSDIKNHKNLILVSSFSKAYNVPGMRVGYVVARKNIIAELRESSTPCNISAFAVEAIRFILIHPAQFTLPARKWHRSATELKARLSAIDGLEILPSSTAFFVVRLLDMDAVKLNEYLMNDCGMKVAVCTDGLELKPNEFRVNALDNESNRALADAIATWMSNR, encoded by the coding sequence ATGATGCAAAAGAAAAAGGTGAGATCATCCGATACAACTGAGACTAAACAGTTGGTCGACTTTAGTACTGTATTTTGGCACGGAGCCGATCTTAGTAAGCTCAAGATGCACTTGATCGATAATATCGACTTGATCAGTGCTGTACCTGAGCGTTCGGCAGAGACCATATCACGCCTCTTGTCACGTCGTATAGAGGTGCGTGAGGACGAAGTCTTGGTGACTTCCGGGAGTACAGGTGCCATACACCTTATTGCCAAGAGGACGGCGGGCGCAAGTTCGCTTGTCATCTCACCTACGCATCAGGAGTTCAAAGTCGCCCTTGCTCGAAACGGACATCAGGTAACCGAGGTCGATAGCTGTGTGGACATTACGAAACTACCTCTCGAGGGGATCCAATACTGCTGGCTCTGTACACCAAACATTTCGGACGGTAGGCTTTGGAGCCGAACTTCACTCTTGACACTGTTCAAGGAAAATCCAAATGTGACCTTTATCGTGGATATTTCCATGGCTGCCTTTGTCATAGAGGAGACCTTGAAGCCTTCAGATATCAAAAATCACAAGAACCTGATCCTCGTCTCTTCATTTTCAAAGGCATATAATGTCCCCGGAATGAGAGTGGGGTATGTCGTGGCTCGCAAGAATATCATCGCTGAGCTTCGCGAGAGTAGTACTCCTTGCAACATTTCGGCCTTTGCGGTGGAGGCGATCCGATTCATCCTCATTCACCCTGCACAGTTTACCCTCCCGGCGCGTAAGTGGCACCGCAGTGCTACAGAGCTCAAAGCGAGACTTAGTGCCATCGATGGCTTAGAGATCTTACCTTCATCGACAGCGTTCTTTGTAGTGCGTTTGCTCGATATGGATGCTGTCAAGCTCAATGAATACCTGATGAATGATTGTGGCATGAAAGTGGCTGTCTGTACCGACGGTCTGGAACTCAAGCCCAATGAGTTTAGGGTGAATGCTTTGGATAACGAGTCCAACAGAGCACTTGCCGATGCTATTGCAACTTGGATGAGCAATAGATAA
- the murA gene encoding UDP-N-acetylglucosamine 1-carboxyvinyltransferase, with protein sequence MAMFVIEGGKKLKGDIIPQGAKNEALQIISACLLTDKEVIVHNIPNILDVNNLIALLMELGVKVRKLDDSSYSFTADDINLDFAYSKSFLEKTSKLRGSVLILGPLLGRFGRAIIAKPGGDKIGRRRLDTHFEGFIKLGAHFEFDSKQEIYSIQADRLKGTYMLLDEASVTGTANIIMAAVLAEGVTTIYNAACEPYIQQLCKMLVRMGATISGIGSNLLTIVGAERLDGTTHEMLPDMIEVGSFIGMAAMTESEIRIKNACIKELGIIPDAFRKLGIRIDQEGDDLFIPSQDHYEIESFIDGSIMTIADAPWPGLTPDLLSVFLVAATQAKGSVLIHQKMFESRLFFVDNLINMGAQIILCDPHRATVIGLDKMTRLRASNMVSPDIRAGIAMLIAAMSADGVSKIANIDQIDRGYQQIDLRLNAIGASISRVE encoded by the coding sequence ATGGCAATGTTTGTAATTGAAGGCGGAAAGAAACTCAAAGGAGACATCATCCCACAAGGTGCTAAAAATGAGGCTTTGCAGATCATATCAGCATGTCTTCTCACAGATAAAGAGGTGATCGTTCATAACATTCCGAACATTTTGGATGTTAATAACCTGATCGCTCTTTTGATGGAACTCGGGGTCAAAGTCAGAAAACTCGATGACAGTTCTTATAGCTTTACCGCCGATGACATCAATCTCGACTTTGCCTACTCCAAATCCTTCCTTGAAAAGACCTCCAAACTCAGAGGCTCGGTTCTTATACTTGGACCTCTCCTCGGTCGATTTGGTAGAGCGATCATCGCAAAACCGGGCGGTGACAAGATCGGCAGACGCAGACTCGATACCCACTTCGAGGGCTTTATCAAACTGGGAGCTCACTTCGAGTTTGACAGCAAGCAAGAAATCTATTCAATACAAGCAGACAGACTCAAAGGGACTTATATGCTCCTTGACGAAGCCTCTGTCACCGGGACAGCTAACATCATCATGGCTGCCGTTCTCGCCGAGGGCGTGACAACGATATACAATGCTGCTTGTGAGCCATACATCCAACAGCTATGTAAGATGCTTGTCCGTATGGGAGCCACTATCTCAGGCATAGGCAGTAACCTGCTTACCATCGTAGGGGCAGAGAGGCTTGATGGCACAACGCATGAGATGCTACCGGATATGATCGAAGTCGGCAGCTTCATCGGTATGGCTGCCATGACAGAGTCTGAGATAAGGATAAAAAATGCTTGTATCAAAGAACTCGGTATCATCCCTGACGCATTCAGAAAGTTGGGTATACGTATCGATCAAGAGGGTGATGACCTCTTCATACCCTCACAAGATCATTATGAGATCGAGAGTTTTATCGATGGATCGATCATGACGATAGCAGATGCACCTTGGCCGGGGCTTACCCCAGACTTGTTGAGTGTCTTTTTGGTGGCTGCCACACAAGCGAAGGGCTCGGTACTCATTCACCAGAAAATGTTTGAGAGTCGTCTCTTCTTCGTGGATAACCTCATCAATATGGGGGCTCAGATCATCCTCTGCGATCCACATAGAGCCACTGTCATAGGGCTTGATAAGATGACCCGACTGAGAGCCTCAAACATGGTTTCTCCCGATATACGTGCAGGTATTGCCATGTTGATAGCTGCAATGTCTGCAGATGGTGTCAGCAAGATTGCTAACATCGATCAGATCGACAGAGGATACCAACAGATAGATCTTCGTCTCAATGCCATCGGAGCATCTATATCACGAGTAGAATAA